agacagacagacagacaaacaggtcgTCTGATGCACAGACGGACATGCCAATTGACGCAATGGTACTGGTTAGGCCAACAGACCTGTGTTTACAAACAAGACCATTGATAACAGTACTATTCACCTTTTTGATAACAATACACTACAGTATTCATCGATGCATGAGTGGCATGAGGGTTGACACTGAGGCCGTGGTGTCGTCACATCGGAAGTGTACAGAAGGAAGAATTAAAAATCACGCACGGGAAGTCATCGACGTGAATGGCCCTGCTCAGTAGTCACCTGGCAACCCCAGGTGAAATTGTTTTAGAGGGcgtaagggtttgtgtgtgtgtgtgtgtgtgtgtgtgtgtgtgtgtgtgacttctgcTTTTTCTCCATGACCAGACCGCAAACACAATAAAGCACGGACATCCcataatgactctctctctctctctctctctctctctctctcttattgtgTATGTTTGCTTGGTAATATTCGCAGGGGGGTCATGCCATATTTATCACGGAGAGGGGATTTCACACCTGCACAAGCAAGCGGATATCATGACGGTATACTGTTTTCAAACCTGGAAAAAAAATTAGCTGGTCAGCATTGTGTTACTTGGGCCACACTATGACGATGGACTTGGTGATTacctgtgaatgaatgaatgacggcCACCTACTATAGAGAGGAAAAATGTGTTATGTCACGTTCTGGCTTCCTTTCATCCTCCAATCAGTGTCATCCGCTGCCGGAATGGGGACTTTGCCGTTTTCTTCAGCAGGAGTTTACAGTGTCATCAtcaggggaggggtaaggggtgggGGTATCACACAAGTCACTACCTCACTACTCGATCAAAGGACAGGGGAAAACCACAAAGTGACGCTCAGCAGCAGATCTGGGGCAGACCTTGGAGAATATAAGTACGGTCTCTGCTGGAGGGTACAGCATGCAATCCAAACAGTCACCTGCAAAGGTAAGACAAGACAGACAAAGCTGTCAACCTTTCAAGTGAACGAAGGGGCGAATTACTGAGGAGAAGGGGCTACTTGAGCGGCTGGATTGTGCCTGATTTTAAAAGAATTATTCTCTTCTCGTTTTCCAGGGGATTCATTTTAAATAAGCACTTGTGGTCACTGCTGAAACCATCTCACCGCTCACCGGGAACATGAAGGCTTTACTCAGTTTTGCTCTGGTGCTGATGTGCTCCGTTGCCTGGGGAGACGCAGCCTCCATCATCCCACCCAAGCATCACCGCCGCCCAAAGCCCCTGGACAACTCTGTCACTTGGAATAACCTCATGGTGGTAGCCAAACATGTAAGTATAGCTGTAGTTGCTCAGAGATTGCTTTAAAGATCTTGtattgttcatcatgtacttTAGAATGTAGGCTTACAATggctcatttattttcatttgacTTAACAGGCCCAAGCAAAGGACAAGGACCATGAGACCCGCCTGATTCCCGTTATCTCTGAGGAGAAATTAAAGGTATAGCCTAACTTTTGCTTGCCATGTTTGGACGCCTACTACCCTACTACTAACCTTTTTGGCCATAGTTTGCTATCCACGCTGTCAGGCTTGTTGTGAGTTAATGCCGTCTGCATGTGCATTTCAGGATAACGACACTTGCTGCATGAACGCCAACATTCTGGATTATTACCTGAGGAACGTGCTGACCACTGAGGGCGAGCATCACAAGCGTCTTCCCGCTGTCAAGCAGGACCTACACAGAGTGAAGCGAGACTTGGAAAATCACGCCAGCTGTGTGAGTTTGCGTACCGTGTTCTTCCTTTTTTTGCAGAGATTATGCGCATGCTCTTTCTCAAATCCTGCTCGTCGGAGTAGCATCTCCGTGGTGCGCTCTTGGTTTGACGCAAGGGTAACAGTCGCCCTCATAGTAATTTTTCTGCGTTTTCTTCTCTCCAGGACCCCCAGAAATACGACGAGAACGAGTACAACCAGAAATTTAGAAAGAATTACCGGGCGGTGAGTATTTATTTAGCCAATCTATTCCTTTGCAACCTGAGTAGTCTATTAGCCTTACAATAACCCATAGTTGCCAGGGGACAGCACCTAAcgtctccctttccctttcaggCGGGAACTGATGCGCCCAACAAGGCAATAGGTGAGATGGACATCCTCTTCCACTATCTCTTTGAGTCATGCAACTGACTTGGCCAAGGCGAGAGAGCAGCGCAACGCTGAaatattatttaggcctatttaaactaGAGCAAATGTTTAATGTGTATTTTAAAATGTTATTGTACGACTGTCTATTTATAAATTTGAAATGaagatatttattatttattacagtATTTATTTTGTGATATGATGAACTTATTTattgaaaaacgttttttttttctcctggaaaCTGGTTTGACGTTTGTCGTTAATGTTGGCCGTTTAAGTTGATTCAGATGGATCGCTCTGTAAATGCATTGTACGCATTTTTTATGAAGACATTAGGCTGTGTTGGACTAcgaaaacaagtaggcctaaatgcaaaCAATCAGACTGTACTGTTATATTTGAAGATACTGTTTGGagaatgttttgtttttaatgttttaataaataaactttcataatttattcataatCCTCTGTTCATGAATCTCTGTTGCTACTAAGTCAATCTATCTCATTTTTTAATCTCTGTTGAACTTTAAGTATTCGGCTACCTCACTGCTGGCAAGGTTTTAGCAATACAAATTTCTAAGCGTCGTAGGAACAGACaagcagtacagtaggctacttgcaGCGCTAGCTTCCATATGCAGAGCACCTGCAGGGTCACGTGCTCTTCTTctcaggtatgtgtgtgcgtgcgtgtatgtggacGGCCTGGGAAATCACAGAGTGGAAGTAATCACACCCTGAGCCTGAGCACCACAGCAGATGACACCATACACTGTCCCTCAGTCCTCTCAAGCATTCAGCCCAGGACACAGGGGAGTCACCTAAGAACATTTCctggtgtgtgcttttgtgtgtgtgtgtgtgtgagtgtgtgtgcgcgtgcatgtatgcgcgcatatgtgtgtgtgctttagaggGATTGTATGAACAAACACAATTGATTAGAAGccagtgtgacagagagacatggtgggaggtgtgtgtgtgtgtgtgtgtgtgtgtgtgtgtgtgtgtgtgtgtgtgtgtgtgtgtgtgtgtgtgtgtgtgtcctcccttcccctcctacCTACGTAGTATCCTCATTGGTAATAATGGGGAAGTTTTCATGGACATTCACAGTGGAAAATACTGAACCAGTGAAAGGACACTGACACCATGGCATTCTTAGATAGTGGAAAACACAGGATTGCATGGACCCCATGGGCCAAACAGGTAGCAAAAGTAATGAATGGGGAACGAAATGTGGGATGACGTACTGTCAGGAAGACCCTACCCCACTGCCCCTTTCTAAAAATAGCTCTGGTTCTTTTTTTAGAAACAGGTGCTCTAGGCCAGGTAGACCAGGAGGTATGCTAAGtaaacaccacccccacccccctccccacacacacacacacacacacacacacacacacacacacacacacacacacacacacacacacacacggtacagtaACTTCCCAGCATGCTGCCTTACTTCCTTGGAAGAATGCTGTATGTCAATCAAATACATTCACTTAACTCATTGGTTCCCATACTGGGGGCGTTTTTGAcagtacagtggaggagagacaggaaatgagtggggagagagagaggtggaaggattggcaaatgacccaggccggacttgaacccgggTTGCAGGCGTGGTAACCCCAGTgcggggctggactggtaatctggcatgcagggcatgtTCCCGGTGGGCCGGaagtccccaggggccgatactgttgttgttgtttacctgcGGATTGGCCGCCTATTTAGAGGGGGAAGCCCATTTTTCCGTTGTCAatttagacagtggattcagccagtcaagatacgCATATGTGACCGTGAAGAAATGCACACGACACAACTAGGATCTTATCTGATAGCAAAAGTAGATTTGAGTTTTATTTGTATAAGGaaagaaaaagtagaaaaataCAAGTGTCCACGTTCTGGACATAAAAGAGCCTcaaaaggaaataaaatgaaaacaaccaGAAAAATACTTTTACAGGGTTGCTCTTTTTATCAAATGAAAATACTCGTCACAGTATACTGCCTCAAAACCCCAGGAGGCTATTCTAAATAGGCGATTACAAAATTGTTGAGTAGTTACAAATGCAAGTCTGAACTACTAGCCATCAAATCTGTACCCCATAGTAACCACGGTACAAACGGTAGTGGTGATACTGGAGATGAGAAACACACATTATAACATTAGTACACCACAACCACAGTTCACTTTAGAAAGGTGCTTACCACTTTTCAAGAAAACCTTTTCACTTACTCAATACACAACGCGCCACACCAGCGCGTGATCTCTGATCTTTACTTCACCGGACACCGAGGTTCCCTAGGTTGGGTGATACAGTATACAATCCATTTCAGTACTAATCACATCACAGAGTAATACATGGAGATATTCCTAATTTTGTGACTTAAGTACTTAACGCCACCATATTTACACGTACACTGAACTCAACCTTAAATTATATTTACTCGTGGCGAGGCTAGGTTGAGACAGGGTAAACCATGCTGCAGTCAGGCAGCAAATCTGCATGTGAATCTAGGTCCATCTGTTACTTAGCGAACTATTTCACATTATCTTCAGTTCAATTCCTCATTTTAACTAAATGTAACAATATATTTTAACTAAATTAATGAACTTACAATCATTCTCGGGAAGATGATTTCGTGTCTCGCTTGCGCTTTCAAGGTTTCCTCATGAACCACTCACTAAACCGGAAATCCCGCCCCAGCATTAAGTCACTTCCtgttttgaataaaattaaatcccaaaatattgaaacaaaataaaatcatCAAAAACCTTAAATATGACCCGGTTACGCATAGTATGTAAATGacctgtgtatggtgtgtgttggCGGCCTGTCTATGCCAAAATGCCCGGCCATTTTTcggtcccagccctgccccagtGTCCTAcccttaggccacggcagggctaagAGAAGGGAATACTTTTTTAAAAAGTTCTTTCAcaactttattgacaggacagtttgaaaggcggacaggaagcgaatggggagagagatggggagggggtcgGCGAATGACCCGGgcagggaattgaacccgggtcggcagtGTGTGGCAGACAGACGAGAGCCCTACCGGTCGGTCACGGCAGGGCGAGAAGGGAATACTTGCATAAAACAAACACGTATGATTGCAGCATTTAGCAACACTAACATGGTACAAATGTGTCTGAATAAAATGCTGTGTGGTACTCCATTGGAACTCAGTGTCTTATAAAGtgcgctgttgttgttgtgtgtggtgcTGAGTTCTTATAGTTTCCAAAAAATGTGAtcgggggaggaaaaaaaacaaacaaacacccgaCCCCTCAAAAACCTCAAACCCAGGGTCTGTAAGCTGTGGCAAGGAAAAGCGTAATTGTGTAAACAATTTTGGGCCCCAACTTCGAGCACAAGCGGCACAAAACTTAGCGGTGCTAATTGAACACTTATAGAATAGGAGGAGCGCCACTGTGAGTGTTAGATTGGACTccctacgtgttgaattaacactgcagagagTACTGTGGCATCCTCCGCATGGCCCCTTTGAAGCTTCAGGCCTGCTGAGTCATCCCCATGTCTCTGTTCAGTTCCGTCCGGCTGATCGTATCCTGGTTATAATGGTTGCCTGAAGAACTTGCCGTAAAAATGGCCAGCATGGTGGTGAAAAAAattactgtttttgttttgtaacatttgggcagttgATGCAGTGTTGTTGTGGATGTACTACATGCTGTCTCTTTTGAATAATTTAACATCTCAAGTAGGCCTGGTGACAGcggtggggcaaaggggtcagttgtgccagGAGTCCAGAAccagggagagggtgaggggagaCCAAGGACATTGGTCTTCAGATCGTATGTACTGTattgg
The Engraulis encrasicolus isolate BLACKSEA-1 chromosome 12, IST_EnEncr_1.0, whole genome shotgun sequence DNA segment above includes these coding regions:
- the il22 gene encoding interleukin-22 translates to MKALLSFALVLMCSVAWGDAASIIPPKHHRRPKPLDNSVTWNNLMVVAKHAQAKDKDHETRLIPVISEEKLKDNDTCCMNANILDYYLRNVLTTEGEHHKRLPAVKQDLHRVKRDLENHASCDPQKYDENEYNQKFRKNYRAAGTDAPNKAIGEMDILFHYLFESCN